A genomic segment from Clostridium pasteurianum BC1 encodes:
- the istA gene encoding IS21 family transposase yields the protein MKDLRDWHTVKNMYNKGVPIKQIARELNMSKNTVKSLIKKEEEPKYSRSPRVTKIDKFKDIIREWFLDKQYDFNGTRIYNELCKLGYDGTINPIYRYLETLNEKKGSISQRATVRFETPPGDQAQFDWGEYITVIAGENVKIYCFTMILSYSRKKAAVCSLSANGVAIYEAIQDLFIELEGVTKELLIDNPKALVISHKKGEEVEFNHSALKLFTYLGTEPNACRPLRPRTKGKIEKPFQYIENQFIKGSSFNSVYELNLEIKHFMRSWNKKIHGTTKRIPDEMFNEEKSSLKGFYKKIVIDTELEIRIVSTDSYVMVGTNKYSVPVKYVDRQVKIRIVYGYILEIYDLDLVLVKKWNILQGKNRKIQDKDDYKDIAVRVPSSIPEIRRVFEKTFRHGNEFYKLASRVTKQPHFHAREFLKLKDLYDIADLDIILKHCIDSNVLKIDGIKSLIKEKYLELIIEHERVELIFTKPNKNKDTNMNEEGLIRHLSYYGKGAKNEG from the coding sequence GTGAAAGACTTGAGAGATTGGCATACAGTGAAAAATATGTATAACAAAGGGGTTCCAATAAAGCAAATAGCTAGAGAACTTAATATGTCAAAAAATACTGTTAAAAGTTTAATCAAAAAGGAGGAAGAACCAAAATATTCAAGATCACCAAGAGTAACTAAAATTGATAAATTTAAAGATATTATTAGAGAATGGTTTTTAGATAAGCAGTATGATTTCAATGGTACAAGAATCTATAATGAATTGTGTAAATTAGGATACGATGGAACTATAAATCCAATATATAGGTATCTTGAAACTCTGAATGAAAAAAAAGGTAGCATTAGTCAAAGAGCTACTGTTAGATTTGAAACTCCGCCAGGAGATCAAGCACAATTTGACTGGGGAGAATACATAACAGTTATAGCTGGTGAAAATGTTAAAATATACTGTTTTACCATGATATTATCTTATTCTAGAAAAAAAGCTGCAGTATGTTCGCTATCCGCTAATGGCGTAGCCATTTATGAAGCCATACAAGACTTATTTATAGAACTTGAAGGTGTAACTAAGGAACTTCTTATAGATAATCCAAAGGCATTAGTAATAAGTCATAAAAAAGGAGAAGAAGTAGAGTTTAACCACAGTGCTTTAAAGTTATTCACATATCTTGGGACAGAGCCGAATGCCTGCCGGCCTCTAAGACCAAGGACAAAAGGTAAGATAGAAAAGCCATTTCAATACATTGAAAATCAATTCATTAAAGGAAGCAGCTTTAACAGTGTGTATGAACTTAACTTAGAAATTAAGCATTTTATGAGGTCATGGAATAAAAAGATTCATGGAACTACTAAAAGAATACCTGATGAAATGTTTAATGAAGAAAAGAGCAGCTTAAAAGGATTTTATAAGAAAATAGTTATTGATACAGAATTAGAAATAAGGATTGTTAGTACGGACTCTTATGTTATGGTTGGAACTAATAAGTATAGTGTTCCCGTCAAATATGTGGATAGACAGGTAAAAATAAGAATAGTATATGGGTATATTCTAGAAATATATGATCTTGATTTAGTTCTCGTTAAAAAATGGAATATACTTCAGGGTAAAAATAGAAAAATTCAAGATAAAGATGATTATAAGGATATTGCAGTAAGAGTACCAAGTTCTATTCCTGAAATTAGAAGGGTATTTGAAAAAACATTTAGACATGGTAATGAGTTTTACAAATTGGCTTCACGGGTTACAAAGCAGCCTCACTTTCATGCAAGAGAATTTTTAAAACTGAAAGATCTATATGATATAGCTGATTTAGATATCATTCTTAAGCATTGTATAGATAGTAACGTATTAAAAATAGATGGAATAAAGTCTTTAATTAAAGAAAAATATCTAGAACTAATAATTGAGCATGAGAGAGTAGAATTAATATTTACTAAACCTAATAAAAATAAGGATACTAATATGAATGAAGAAGGTTTAATAAGACATCTTTCTTACTATGGGAAAGGGGCTAAAAATGAAGGATGA
- the istB gene encoding IS21-like element helper ATPase IstB, whose translation MKDETNINTNIKRLLKQFRLPDIYDRYDEEVNYAIENKIGYREFLYKLLALEEQGKMERLKMRNIKNACFDAYKTIEDFHFNFPKHINQTKVIDLATLSFMEKKENVVFIGPPGLGKSHLSIAIGIKACEKGKSVRFVNAIELVDELYNAIDSGNLKQKFKKLSKIDLLIIDDIGYLKMDKEKESLFFQLIRQRYEKSSLIVTTNLPFERWDEIFTSELAATAVLDRLLHHSHVISITGDSHRVNRYLQEE comes from the coding sequence ATGAAGGATGAAACTAATATAAACACTAATATAAAGCGCTTGCTAAAACAGTTTAGGCTTCCCGATATATATGATAGATATGACGAAGAAGTTAATTATGCCATAGAAAATAAAATTGGTTATAGAGAATTCTTGTACAAGCTTTTGGCGCTCGAAGAGCAAGGAAAAATGGAACGTCTAAAAATGAGGAACATTAAAAATGCCTGTTTTGATGCATATAAAACAATCGAAGATTTTCATTTCAACTTTCCCAAACATATTAATCAAACGAAAGTTATTGATTTGGCTACTTTAAGTTTTATGGAAAAGAAAGAAAATGTAGTTTTTATTGGGCCTCCCGGCCTTGGTAAAAGTCATTTATCCATTGCAATAGGTATTAAAGCCTGTGAGAAAGGTAAATCTGTTCGTTTTGTCAATGCAATTGAACTAGTTGATGAATTATATAATGCAATAGATTCTGGTAATCTAAAACAAAAATTTAAGAAATTATCAAAAATAGACTTACTTATAATAGATGATATTGGTTATTTAAAAATGGATAAAGAAAAAGAGAGTTTATTTTTTCAGTTAATCCGCCAAAGATACGAAAAAAGCTCTCTAATAGTAACAACAAACTTACCGTTTGAAAGATGGGACGAGATATTCACTAGTGAATTAGCGGCTACTGCTGTACTAGATAGGCTTCTTCACCATTCCCACGTCATAAGTATAACAGGCGATAGCCATAGAGTAAATAGGTATTTACAGGAGGAATAA
- a CDS encoding UvrD-helicase domain-containing protein — MAETRLEPEVKQVLEHMKNGENFLLSGGAGSGKTYSLVQVIKETIRLNPTAQIACMTYTNAAVKEIEERVNHKNLRVSTIHDFLWDTLNSFQKELKSSLLELINDKECKIKNPNQDSEEEYINSFDNGINYKEYLNIDRGEISHDEVLIVANHMYKHYKVLCDILKDKYKFIFIDEYQDTAPLVVEILLEHIQQSKKKCVIGFFGDSMQSIYDDGVGDLNKYTDIGFVKEVQKTQNRRNPQLVIDLANKIRIDTLTQEPSKDMNAPNMKDGRIKQGKIKFLYSSNNDLDKIRNTEFFNGWKFDDAKLTKELNLTHNLIAPKAGFEELMNIYDKDPIIKLKYEIVTKIKKDNLVIDEDATFQQVVTQVPIRNRQRQLKIDLIINNPSDNLLYKQLKDLPFSQVRKIYIDKDSLIDDKKDDTDDENKKGSKRDNLIKHLFKIQTLIYLYDENQISEFIRKTEFRIDSIAKKREIKAIIDSIKGMSECTIDEVINFADENGICKKDDKFNTFRERNEYLFNRVKQVKFKEFQNLYFYLEGFTPFSTQHKIKGAEYENVFVILDNGNWNNYNFARLFGDGQGSENVLVRTQKIFYVCCTRAKENLIVFYHKPSQTIINKAKELFGDDNVRKC; from the coding sequence ATGGCTGAAACAAGATTAGAACCAGAAGTTAAACAAGTTTTAGAACATATGAAAAATGGTGAAAACTTCTTACTTAGTGGTGGTGCAGGTAGTGGTAAAACCTATTCATTGGTGCAAGTGATAAAGGAAACCATTCGTCTTAATCCTACGGCTCAAATAGCATGTATGACATATACCAATGCGGCTGTTAAAGAAATTGAGGAAAGGGTTAATCATAAGAATTTAAGAGTATCTACAATTCATGACTTTTTGTGGGATACTTTGAATTCGTTTCAAAAAGAACTAAAAAGCTCTCTTTTGGAACTTATAAATGATAAGGAATGCAAAATTAAAAATCCTAATCAAGATAGTGAGGAAGAATACATAAATTCTTTTGATAATGGAATTAATTACAAAGAATATTTAAATATTGATAGAGGGGAGATATCCCACGATGAAGTTCTTATAGTTGCTAATCATATGTATAAACATTATAAAGTGTTATGCGATATATTAAAAGACAAGTATAAATTTATTTTTATAGATGAGTATCAGGATACCGCTCCATTAGTAGTTGAAATACTTTTAGAGCATATACAGCAAAGTAAAAAAAAGTGTGTCATTGGTTTTTTTGGTGACTCTATGCAATCTATTTATGATGATGGTGTCGGTGATTTAAATAAATATACTGATATAGGATTTGTAAAGGAAGTGCAAAAAACACAAAACAGAAGAAATCCGCAGTTAGTTATTGATTTGGCGAATAAAATAAGAATTGATACATTGACACAAGAGCCATCAAAGGATATGAATGCACCAAATATGAAAGACGGACGGATTAAACAAGGTAAAATAAAGTTTTTATACTCATCAAACAATGATTTGGATAAAATTAGGAATACAGAATTTTTTAATGGATGGAAATTTGATGATGCCAAATTGACCAAAGAGCTTAATTTGACACATAATTTAATTGCTCCTAAAGCTGGGTTTGAAGAATTAATGAACATATATGATAAAGACCCCATAATTAAATTAAAATATGAAATAGTAACCAAAATAAAAAAGGACAATCTTGTTATTGATGAAGATGCAACGTTTCAACAGGTAGTAACACAGGTGCCTATAAGAAATAGGCAAAGGCAATTAAAGATAGATTTAATTATAAATAATCCATCGGATAATCTTCTGTATAAGCAGCTTAAAGATTTACCATTCTCACAAGTTAGAAAGATTTATATAGATAAAGATTCTTTAATTGATGACAAAAAAGATGATACAGATGATGAAAATAAAAAAGGATCTAAAAGAGACAATTTGATAAAGCATCTATTTAAAATTCAAACCCTTATATATTTGTATGATGAAAACCAAATTAGTGAATTTATTAGAAAAACTGAATTTAGAATAGATTCAATTGCAAAGAAAAGAGAAATAAAAGCCATAATTGATAGCATAAAAGGTATGTCAGAATGCACAATTGATGAAGTTATTAACTTTGCAGATGAAAATGGAATATGCAAAAAAGATGATAAATTTAATACTTTTAGAGAAAGGAATGAGTATCTTTTCAATCGAGTAAAACAAGTTAAATTTAAGGAGTTTCAAAATTTATATTTTTATCTTGAAGGATTTACTCCTTTTTCTACTCAACATAAAATTAAGGGTGCAGAGTATGAAAATGTATTTGTCATATTGGATAATGGTAATTGGAATAACTATAATTTTGCACGCTTGTTTGGAGATGGACAAGGTAGCGAAAATGTATTAGTAAGAACTCAAAAAATTTTTTATGTATGTTGTACTAGAGCAAAGGAAAATTTAATTGTCTTTTATCATAAACCAAGCCAGACGATAATAAATAAGGCTAAAGAATTATTTGGGGACGATAATGTACGAAAATGCTAA
- a CDS encoding ATP-dependent nuclease yields MQTIISTHSSHITAESDFNDIKYFYKTNGCEVIAKNLKDLEIEYTKDKDKDKGRQHFKFLKQYLTLNRSELFFADKAIFIEGDTERILLPAMMKKIDQMEENKDKGIPLLSQNISVIEVGAYSHIFEQFIEFIGIKSLIITDIDSAKLKPDEDKDGNVKKNKEGEEILVPTKCRVNGENGTITTNASLKFFYEKYINEINASKSINVLQYFVDLTFDKKTLTKNNNINEWEQNKEGKLTAIYQVSDKNKDQVLYHASSFEDAFFHINRQFIIDKKDMFKSLKNINYFEDCTKDAYDLAEKCIDKKPSFAMEILLNSNSREDEKGNRYEFINWEIPQYIKEGLLWLKQD; encoded by the coding sequence ATGCAGACAATTATTTCGACACATTCTTCTCATATAACTGCTGAAAGTGATTTTAATGATATAAAGTATTTTTATAAAACAAATGGTTGTGAAGTAATTGCAAAGAATTTAAAAGACTTGGAAATAGAATATACAAAAGATAAGGATAAAGATAAGGGGAGACAACATTTTAAGTTCTTAAAACAATATTTGACACTAAATCGCTCTGAATTATTTTTTGCTGATAAAGCTATATTTATTGAAGGGGATACTGAAAGAATATTGTTACCTGCCATGATGAAAAAGATAGATCAAATGGAGGAAAATAAAGACAAAGGTATTCCATTGCTTTCACAAAATATTTCTGTTATTGAAGTAGGAGCATACTCACATATTTTTGAGCAATTCATTGAATTTATAGGAATAAAATCGTTAATCATAACGGATATTGATTCTGCAAAATTAAAGCCTGATGAAGATAAAGATGGTAATGTTAAGAAAAACAAAGAAGGGGAAGAAATACTTGTTCCAACCAAGTGTAGAGTTAATGGGGAGAATGGAACGATAACAACAAATGCTTCATTGAAATTTTTTTATGAAAAGTATATAAACGAAATAAATGCTTCAAAAAGTATAAATGTTTTGCAATATTTTGTTGATTTAACCTTCGATAAAAAGACCCTTACTAAAAATAACAATATAAATGAATGGGAGCAAAATAAAGAAGGAAAATTAACTGCTATTTATCAAGTATCTGATAAAAATAAAGACCAAGTTTTATATCATGCTAGTAGTTTTGAAGATGCCTTTTTTCACATCAACAGACAATTCATTATTGACAAAAAAGATATGTTTAAAAGTCTGAAAAATATTAATTATTTTGAAGACTGTACAAAAGATGCTTATGATTTAGCTGAAAAATGTATTGATAAAAAACCTTCTTTTGCAATGGAGATATTACTTAATAGTAATTCAAGAGAAGATGAAAAAGGAAATAGATATGAATTTATAAATTGGGAAATACCACAATATATAAAGGAAGGGTTGCTATGGCTGAAACAAGATTAG
- a CDS encoding MBL fold metallo-hydrolase: MEKIQPFADDKRRVFAKLYINDSWFEELSLHLPNDLLFVLFQSGIDLNMESSELEHLIDLVEHRIPDIPFFPFELNFSLINEGVVELDSIFGESYEKNRNNAYKPYFYEFSGYCKSWGDLRKLLLYYIKSDYGYFTCFLDFSEEADYDRNDNIIAVVDGNILFSASPIEEKSGRLVVVHNSSKIDPKFMPVLDDSIYKCITNPINESRKTILKDAVDNLKMSFEPKNAIIYNVGQGNNVSIELNGGKHIFFDIGLTKSRLERNQSETKAAIKEFNKIKPEIVILSHWDMDHILGVAYANNSIYDAVWIVPDLWGLMKYTYKRKGVLKFKYVSDSAKRLLKYLDFKSDGKLFIIDESWTNDCIYSSKNEKMCIWTGSRQNANGINGAKEPYNINEANNFGLIMTFRNKKKLLLPGDCEYSIMPSDICKVGYEYLLASHHCSKMSKIPLAQSASNKKAILSYGVANTYGHPNKQHIRELSNIGYEINTTLGHRHIRCNLK, from the coding sequence ATGGAAAAAATACAGCCGTTTGCTGATGATAAGAGAAGAGTATTTGCCAAACTTTATATTAATGATAGTTGGTTTGAAGAATTATCATTACATTTACCCAATGATTTGTTATTTGTATTATTTCAATCAGGTATAGATTTAAATATGGAATCAAGTGAACTTGAACACTTAATTGATTTGGTTGAACATAGGATTCCTGATATACCATTTTTCCCTTTTGAATTAAATTTTTCATTGATAAATGAAGGCGTGGTTGAGTTAGATAGTATTTTCGGTGAATCTTATGAAAAAAATAGAAATAATGCATATAAACCTTATTTTTATGAATTCTCTGGTTATTGTAAATCTTGGGGTGATTTAAGAAAATTACTTTTATATTATATAAAAAGTGATTATGGGTATTTTACATGTTTTTTGGATTTCTCTGAAGAAGCTGATTATGATAGAAATGATAATATAATAGCTGTTGTCGATGGTAATATTTTATTTAGTGCTAGTCCTATTGAAGAAAAATCAGGGAGATTAGTTGTTGTACACAATTCTTCTAAGATTGATCCTAAGTTTATGCCTGTACTTGATGATAGCATTTATAAATGTATAACTAACCCTATTAATGAATCTAGAAAAACAATTCTTAAGGATGCAGTAGACAATTTGAAAATGTCATTTGAACCTAAAAATGCAATAATATATAATGTAGGACAAGGAAATAATGTTTCCATAGAATTGAATGGGGGAAAACATATATTTTTTGATATTGGATTAACAAAGTCTAGATTAGAACGAAATCAATCTGAAACGAAAGCAGCTATTAAGGAATTTAATAAAATAAAACCAGAGATTGTTATATTATCACATTGGGATATGGATCATATATTAGGAGTAGCGTATGCTAATAATAGTATTTATGATGCTGTATGGATAGTTCCTGATCTATGGGGATTAATGAAATATACATATAAAAGAAAAGGGGTTTTAAAATTCAAATATGTTTCTGATTCAGCAAAACGACTTTTAAAATATTTGGATTTTAAAAGTGATGGAAAATTATTCATTATTGATGAAAGTTGGACAAATGATTGTATATATAGTAGTAAAAATGAAAAAATGTGTATATGGACTGGAAGCAGACAAAATGCTAACGGGATAAATGGAGCAAAAGAACCTTATAATATTAACGAAGCTAATAATTTTGGATTAATTATGACTTTTAGAAATAAGAAGAAACTTCTTCTGCCAGGAGATTGTGAATACAGTATTATGCCTAGTGATATTTGCAAAGTAGGATATGAGTATTTATTAGCCTCTCATCATTGTTCTAAGATGAGTAAAATACCTCTAGCCCAATCAGCATCTAATAAAAAAGCAATTTTATCATATGGAGTGGCAAATACGTATGGACATCCTAATAAGCAACATATAAGAGAATTATCTAATATTGGTTATGAGATTAACACAACATTAGGTCATAGACATATTCGATGTAATTTAAAATAG